A single genomic interval of Procambarus clarkii isolate CNS0578487 chromosome 61, FALCON_Pclarkii_2.0, whole genome shotgun sequence harbors:
- the LOC138354077 gene encoding mRNA decay activator protein ZFP36L3-like, translating into MVNVDDVMACGDATAGGNDMAGGDSMAGCDAIAGDDVMAGVDAMAGGDAMADGDAMAGDDAMAGVDAIAGVDAMADGDAMAGDDAMAGVDAMAGVDAMAGGDAMAGRDAMAGGDAMTHIIT; encoded by the coding sequence atGGTTAATGTTGACGATGTCATGGCTTGTGGTGACGCCACAGCTGGTGGTAAcgacatggctggtggtgattccATGGCTGGTTGTGACGCAATTGCTGGTGATGATGTCATGGCTGGtgttgacgccatggctggtggtgacgccatggctgatggtgacgccatggctggtgatgatgccatggctggtgttgACGCCATAGCTGGTGTTGACGCCATGGCtgatggtgacgccatggctggtgatgatgccatggctggtgttgacgccatggctggtgttgacgccatggctggtggtgacgccatggctggtcgtgacgccatggctggtggtgatgccatgacgCACATAATAACATAA